A stretch of DNA from Gemmatimonadales bacterium:
GATCGGCGACGTGACTTCGGTGCCGCTTGCTATGGGCAAGCCGCTCCCCAAGGCCGGCGTGTTTGCGCACCGCCAGGCGGAGGTGGTGGCGCATAACATCGCGGAAGCCTTGCGAGGCGAAGTGGGCTCCGCGGCATTCGATGGGTTCGGGAAGTGCTGGGTCGAAGTGGGTAACGGTCGTGCCGGGTACGGCGCAGGCGACTTCTACGCGGAGCCCACGCCGGACGTGCGCCTCAGGGCCCCCAGCCTCCTGGGGCATTGGTCAAAGGTGTGGTTCGAACGGCACTGGCTCTGGCACTGGTTCTAGCCGCGTGACCTGACTCCCGCAGGCGGTCGCCGTAGTCAGGACCCTCTCTGGACACGCTGCCAACTGATCCGTGGTCTTGCATTGTGCAAGACCCTAGCCTTCCCTATAGTTCGACCAATGACCTCCGCCGTCACCCCCGAGAAGCGGATGATGCCGTGGCGCCGCTCCCCGGCCCGCGGCGCGGTGCCGCCCGTCCGGACCCTCCTGCGCTGGCTCTACATCGGCCGTCTGTCCATCGCGTCGGGCGTCTTCCTCGGCGCCACGCTCGCGTGGTTCGAGGCCGACATAACCCAGCTCTTCATCGCCTCGCTCTGCATCACACTCGCGCTGGCGGTCACCGCGGTCTCGTTCTGGTACTCACACCTGCGCACCGGCGACATCGGCAACACGTTCCTGTACGGCCAGGCGGTCTTCGACCTGGTGCTGGTGACGGCGATCGTCCACATCGCCGGACCGTTCACCTATTTCGCCGCGCTCTACATCCTGGTCATCGCGGTCAACGCGGTGCTGATGCCGCTCGCCAACGGGCTGCTCGTCGCCCTGCTGGCAGGCATCCTGTACGCGGCCGACGTGGTGTTCGGCCACCCGGTGGAGTTGTCGGCGACGCTCTTCATGCAGATCTCCGTGTACTGGCTCGTGGCGGGCGCGACCGGCTACCTGTCGAGCCGCGCCCAAGTCGCGGGCGTCGCGCACCAGACGCTGGTCGCCGAGCTGCGCCGGGTGCGTCTCGAGGCCACCGACATCCTGAAGAACATCAAGACCGGCATCCTGACCGTGGGCGGCGAAGGGCATCTCGTCTACGCCAACCCCACCGCCGAAGCGGTCCTCGGCCTGCGCGAGAACGAGCTGAGGGACCAGCCGGTGCTGGAGCGGCTGGAGCTCATCGCCCCGGTGCTGGCCGACGCCATCCGGCGCACCGCCAACGAGGGCCGCCGCGTAGTGCGCCGCGAGGCCGACGTGACCCTGGACGGGCGCACCTTCCCCATCGGCGTCTCGACCACGGCGGTGCACGTGGCGGACGGCCACCCGCCGTCGGTGACGGCGATCTTCAAGGACATCTCGGACGAGAAGCGCCTCGAGGCCCTGCGCCTGCGCGCCGGGCGGCTGGAAGCGGTGGCGGAGCTGGCGGCGTCGCTGGCGCACGAGATCAAGAACCCGCTCGCGTCCATCCGGAGCGCGGTGGAGCAGCTCTCGAGGGTGATGCCGGCCGGCGCCGACGAGCGCGTCCTCTCCACCCTCATCGTGCGGGAGAGCGACCGGCTCTCGCGACTCCTCACCGAGTTCCTCGACTTCTCGCGGGTGCGGGTGACCAGCTCCGTGGCCCTCGACCTGGCGACGGTGGCGGAGACCGGCATCCGGCTTGCGCGCCAGCACCCCGATTGCGCGTCCGGCGCGGTGATCGAGCTGGTGGCCCACGAGCGGCCGATCGCGGTCGAGGGCGACGAGGACCTGCTCCACCGGGTGGTGTTCAACCTCGTCCTCAACGCGGTGCAGGCCCAGCCGGCCGACGCGCACGTGACGGTCGAGGTCGGGATACCGGACATCACCCTCATCCCGGCGGGGATGGGGGTGGAGCAGCCGCGGATCCTTCGCGTCCGCGACCGTGGCCCGGGCGTCGCCTCCGACGTGCTGCCGCGGCTCTTCGAGCCCTTCGTCACCGGCCGCGCGGGCGGCACCGGCCTGGGCCTCGCCATCGTGCAGCGCGCGGTGCGCGCGCACGGCGGAGTCATCTTCTGCGACTCGGTGCGCGGCCACGGCACCACCTTCTCGATCTTCATCCCCGCGCGTCTGGGTACGGAGGAGGTTGCGTGAGCAGGCCCCAGATACTGGTCATCGACGACGAGGCCGCGATCCTCGACACGGTCCGCATCCTGCTCAAGAACGAGGGGTTCGACGTCAGCGTCGCCCAGGGCGGACGCGCGGGGCTTGAGGCGCTGGAGAAGGCCCCGCCGCAGATCATCCTATCCGACGTGCGCATGCCGGGGGTGAGCGGGATCGACATCCTCACCGCCGCGCGCCAGAAGGACCCCGACATGCCGGTCATCCTCATGACCGCACAGGCCGAGCTCCGGACTGCGATCCAGGCGGTCAACGAGGGCGCGTTCCACTACATCCAGAAACCGTTCGGGAACGACGACCTGGTCGCGATCTGCCGCCGAGCCGCCGAGCACCGCCAGCTCAAGACCGAGAACCGGTCGCTCAAGCAGGAGATCCGGCGCCGGGAGCGGTCGCAGAGCGTGAAGCCGCTCGGCAGAAGCAAGCCGTTCGCGGAGGTGCTGCGGCTGGCGGAGATGGTGGCGCCCACCGACAGCATCGTCCTCATCCAGGGCGAGAGCGGCACCGGGAAGGAAGTCATCGCGCGTTACATCCACGAGCTTTCGGCGCGCACGGAGATGCCGTTCCTCTCGATCAACTGCGGCGCGCTCCCCGAGAGCCTGCTGGAATCCGAACTCTTCGGCCACGTGAAAGGGTCGTTCACCGGCGCCGTGAAGGACAACCAGGGCCTCTTCGCGGCGGCGCGCGGCGGCTCGTTCTTCCTCGACGAGATCGGCGAGACCACGCCGGCCACCCAGGTGAAGCTCCTGCGAGTCCTCCAGGAACGGGAGATGATCCCGGTGGGAGGCACCGAGGCGGTGCCGGTGGACGTGCGCCTCATCGCGGCCACCAACCGCGACCTCGAGGAGGACATGCGGAGCGGCCGGTTCCGCTCCGACCTCTACTACCGGTTGAACGTGATAGCCATCCACCTACCGCCGTTGCGAACCCGGAAGGACGACATCCCGGTGCTGGCCGACGCGTTCCTGCGCCGCATGGCTCTGGAGCGGAAGGAGGACCCCAAGCACATCGACGGCGACGCGATGGACGCCATCATGGCCTACGACTGGCCCGGCAACGTGCGGGAGCTTGAGAACGCGCTGGAGCGCGCGATGACGCTCACCCGCGGCGGCGAGGTCACGCACGCGGCCCTGCCCGTACGGGTGACCGAGCGGCGCGCCATGCCGCTGGTCTCGGAGCGGCCCCAGGTGAACCCGACGCTCGACGTGGTCGAGCGTGCTTACATCATGTGGGTCCTCCAGAGCGAGGCGGGGAACAAGACGCGAGCGGCCGAGGTCCTCGGCATCGACCCGTCCACGCTGTACCGGAAGCTCAGCCGCTACGAGGGCGGGGAGGCGTGAACACCCGCCAGCGCTGGAAGGGCTACCACGAAGTGGTGCTGTCCGTCCTGATCCCCGCGTACGACGAGGGGCCGACCATCGAAGCGGTCGCGGACCGGCTGTCCGAGGTCCCGATCAAGCTCGAGATCATCGCGGTGAACGACGGCTCCTCGGACGATACCGGCGCGCGGCTGGACGCGCTCCAGAAGAGCGGGAAGATCCACCAGGTCGTCCATCACCCGCAGAACCGCGGCAAGGGGGCCGCGATCCGCAGCGCGATCGCCGTGGCCACGGGCGACGTGATGGTGGTGCAGGACGCGGACCTCGAGTACGACCCCGCCGAGCTGCCCGCGCTCATGGCGCCGATCCTCGACGGCCGCGCCGACGCCGTGTTCGGGTCGCGGTTCCTCGGCGGCCCGCACCGGGTGCTCTATTTCTGGCACAGCGTCGGCAACGCTTTCCTCACGCTGCTGTCCAACATGCTGACCGATCTCAACCTCACCGACATGGAGACCTGCTACAAGATGGTGCGCGCCGACGTGATGAAGCGGCTGCCGCTCTCGTCGGACCGGTTCGGGTTCGAGCCGGAGCTGACGGCGCGGCTGGCGCAGGCCAAGGCGCGCATCTACGAGATGCAGATCTCCTACTCCGGGCGCACCTACGCGGAGGGGAAGAAGATCGGTTGGAAGGACGGCGTGGCCGCCTTCTGGCACATCCTCCGCTTCAACCTGGTCCGGCCGCGAGCCTGAACGCGAAGTGGGCGTGGGCGGCGGCCGCCGGCCTCGCCGCGTTCGGCGTCATCGCCGCCAGCATGCCTCACGCGCTGGCCGGGGTCTTCTACGACGACGGCGTGTATCTCGCGCTCGCCAAGAGCCTCGCGGAGGGACACGGGTACCGGCTCCTCTACCTGCCGGGGGCGCCGGTGTCCATCCACTACCCCCCGCTCTATCCGCTCTTCCTCGCCGGGCTCTGGAAGCTCGCGCCGGCGTTCCCCGCGAACGTCCAGGTGTTCCGCGCCGCGAACGCCGTGCTGATGGGAGTATTCGTCGCCCTCGCGACGGCTTATCTCGGGGAGCGGGTGGCGGGACGCCGGTCGCTCGGCGCGCTGCTGATCGCGGCGTCGGCCACCGCGATCCCGATGGTAGCGGTGGCGACGGTGCTCTTCGCCGAGCCGCTGTTCCTGGTGCTGGCGGCGCTAGCGTGCTGGGCGGCGGACGCCACGCGCGACGCCGACGGCACGAGGGAGACCAGCCTCGCCCTCGCGGCCGGCGCGCTCGCGGGACTGGCGATCCTGACGCGCACCATCGGGGTGGCGGTGGCAGCGGGCGTGGTGCTGGCGCTGCTCGCGCGACGCAAGGTGCGCGCGGCCGTCCTCGCGGTCCTGCCGGCGGGGCTGTGCGCGGCGGGATGGCTCGCCTGGGTCGCTACGCACCGGAGCGCCGTGGACCCGGCGACTGCCGCCAACTACGGGACCTACGGCGATCTCATGACGCAGAGCGGGCTGGGGTGGCTCTCCTTCCGGAGTCTGCTCGATCTCTCTCGCCCCCTCGGCGCCATGACCGTTCCCCTCCTGCCGGGCGGGCTCGGCGCTCTCGCCGCGGTGCTCCCGCTCGCGCTGCTCGTCGCGGGCCTGGTCGAGCTGGCGCGGCGCGCGCCCGCCACCGGGTACATGCTGGCGACCTACCTGCTCATCGTCGCCGTGTGGCCCTACCCCGCCGACCGGTTCCTGGTCGCGGTACTGCCGTGGCTCGCGCTGGCGTTCTCGGCCGGCGTCCGCGCGAGCCTCGCCCGCGCCGGGCGCGCGACCGGGTGGCGGCGCGGTGCGCACCGGTCGCTCGGCCTCGCGGGCGCGACGATCGTGTGCGCCGGGTTCGTGCCCTATCAGCTGCGCGGCTTCCTCCGCGGCTGGGCGACCGCGGAGCAACGGGGCATCTCCGCGACCTTCGAGCGGGTGCTCCCCTGGATCAGAGAGGCGACCGACTCGTCCGACGTGATCGCCGGCGAGGACGAGGCGCTGCTCTGGCTCTACACCGGGCGGCGCGCCGTGCCGTCGTACGTCTGGCGCTCTCGCGGTCGCTCGTCCGAATCGCTCGGGGCGGACTCGCTGCGCGCGTACTTCGACCGGAGTGGCGTGACGCACGTGATCCTCACCGGCCCCGGCTCCGACGCGGCACCGACCTTGGACGCGATGCTGGCCCGGTATCCCGGCTATCTCAACCCGGTTCAGGTCTGGTCCGGCCCCATGATCGCCTTCCGGGTGGCTCGCGCCCCATGAGCGACCGGGTCGAAGTCTCGGTCGTGATGCCGTGCCTCAACGAGGCGGCCTCGGTGGCGCGGTGCGTCGAGACCGCGCGTCGCGCGCTCGATCGCGCCGGCCTCGCCGGTGAGATCGTCGTGGCGGACAACGGCTCGACCGATGGCTCGGCGGAGCTGGCCGAACGCGCCGGGGCGCGCGTGATCCACGCGCCGACGCGCGGGTACGGCGCGGCGTACCTCGCCGGGATCGGCGCGGCGCGCGGCCGCTATCTCGTCTTGGGCGACGCCGACGGCACTTACGACTTTGACGCCGTGCCCGACTTCGTCGCCGCGCTCCAGCGGGGGAGCGACATCGTCCTCGGCTCGCGCTTCGCGGGCACCATCCTGCCGGGCGCCATGCCCTGGCTCCACCGCTACGTCGGCAATCCGGTCCTCACCGGGATCCTCGGCGTTTTCTTCGGTCAACGGGTGTCCGACGCACACTGCGGTCTCCGCGCGATGACGCGCGAGGCCAGCGAGCGGATGCGCCTCAAGACCAGCGGGATGGAGTTCGCCTCCGAGATGGTGGCGATGGCGCTCCGCCAGGGTTTGAAGGTCTCAGAGATCCCCATAGTCTATCACCCGCGCCAAGGCGAATCGAAGCTGCGCAGCTTCCGCGACGGGTGGCGGCACCTGCGCTTCATGCTGCTCCTCTCTCCCACCCCGCTTTTCCTGGTGCCGGGTCTCGCGGCGATCGTCTTCGGGCTCGCGGGGCTGCTGGTCCTGCTCCCCGGACCGGTGCGAGTGGGCGCGCTGACGTTCGACTTCCACTTCATGTTCGTGGCCAGCGCGCTGACCATCCTCGGGGTGCAGCTCGTGGTCCTCGGCCTCGCGGCAAAGGCGTTCGCCCGCCACGAACAGATCGATCGAGGTGACCGCTGGCTGGCGTTCCTCGACCGGCGGTTCACGCTCGAGCGCGGGCTCCT
This window harbors:
- a CDS encoding ATP-binding protein; this translates as MTSAVTPEKRMMPWRRSPARGAVPPVRTLLRWLYIGRLSIASGVFLGATLAWFEADITQLFIASLCITLALAVTAVSFWYSHLRTGDIGNTFLYGQAVFDLVLVTAIVHIAGPFTYFAALYILVIAVNAVLMPLANGLLVALLAGILYAADVVFGHPVELSATLFMQISVYWLVAGATGYLSSRAQVAGVAHQTLVAELRRVRLEATDILKNIKTGILTVGGEGHLVYANPTAEAVLGLRENELRDQPVLERLELIAPVLADAIRRTANEGRRVVRREADVTLDGRTFPIGVSTTAVHVADGHPPSVTAIFKDISDEKRLEALRLRAGRLEAVAELAASLAHEIKNPLASIRSAVEQLSRVMPAGADERVLSTLIVRESDRLSRLLTEFLDFSRVRVTSSVALDLATVAETGIRLARQHPDCASGAVIELVAHERPIAVEGDEDLLHRVVFNLVLNAVQAQPADAHVTVEVGIPDITLIPAGMGVEQPRILRVRDRGPGVASDVLPRLFEPFVTGRAGGTGLGLAIVQRAVRAHGGVIFCDSVRGHGTTFSIFIPARLGTEEVA
- a CDS encoding glycosyltransferase family 2 protein, which gives rise to MNTRQRWKGYHEVVLSVLIPAYDEGPTIEAVADRLSEVPIKLEIIAVNDGSSDDTGARLDALQKSGKIHQVVHHPQNRGKGAAIRSAIAVATGDVMVVQDADLEYDPAELPALMAPILDGRADAVFGSRFLGGPHRVLYFWHSVGNAFLTLLSNMLTDLNLTDMETCYKMVRADVMKRLPLSSDRFGFEPELTARLAQAKARIYEMQISYSGRTYAEGKKIGWKDGVAAFWHILRFNLVRPRA
- a CDS encoding sigma-54 dependent transcriptional regulator, producing the protein MSRPQILVIDDEAAILDTVRILLKNEGFDVSVAQGGRAGLEALEKAPPQIILSDVRMPGVSGIDILTAARQKDPDMPVILMTAQAELRTAIQAVNEGAFHYIQKPFGNDDLVAICRRAAEHRQLKTENRSLKQEIRRRERSQSVKPLGRSKPFAEVLRLAEMVAPTDSIVLIQGESGTGKEVIARYIHELSARTEMPFLSINCGALPESLLESELFGHVKGSFTGAVKDNQGLFAAARGGSFFLDEIGETTPATQVKLLRVLQEREMIPVGGTEAVPVDVRLIAATNRDLEEDMRSGRFRSDLYYRLNVIAIHLPPLRTRKDDIPVLADAFLRRMALERKEDPKHIDGDAMDAIMAYDWPGNVRELENALERAMTLTRGGEVTHAALPVRVTERRAMPLVSERPQVNPTLDVVERAYIMWVLQSEAGNKTRAAEVLGIDPSTLYRKLSRYEGGEA
- a CDS encoding glycosyltransferase family 2 protein, which encodes MSDRVEVSVVMPCLNEAASVARCVETARRALDRAGLAGEIVVADNGSTDGSAELAERAGARVIHAPTRGYGAAYLAGIGAARGRYLVLGDADGTYDFDAVPDFVAALQRGSDIVLGSRFAGTILPGAMPWLHRYVGNPVLTGILGVFFGQRVSDAHCGLRAMTREASERMRLKTSGMEFASEMVAMALRQGLKVSEIPIVYHPRQGESKLRSFRDGWRHLRFMLLLSPTPLFLVPGLAAIVFGLAGLLVLLPGPVRVGALTFDFHFMFVASALTILGVQLVVLGLAAKAFARHEQIDRGDRWLAFLDRRFTLERGLLAGLGVLAVGLAVDVRILLHWLAAGRGELFAVRPALVGLTLLVVGAQVVFGSFFISVLRDDARG